One Pseudochaenichthys georgianus chromosome 7, fPseGeo1.2, whole genome shotgun sequence DNA segment encodes these proteins:
- the LOC117449380 gene encoding protein lifeguard 2-like → MTQGKLLLANKSANGSGEVLVAPIPPSYEEATAGTSAPCYNDCEMLTEFTWDDRNIRRIFIRKVYTILMIQLLVTLSIVALFTFCDPVKDYIQTNPGWYWASYAVFFVTYLTLSCCSAPRRQFPWNLILLGIFTLSLSYMTGMLSSFYNTKSVVLCLGITAAVCLLVTVFSFQSKIDLTSYQGVLFVFCMVMFVSGIVLAMVLPYHYVPWLDATYAVLGAILFTMFLAFDTQLIMGNKRYSISPEEYVFATLNIYLDIIYIFSFFLQIFGTKND, encoded by the exons ATGACACAGGGCAAG CTGTTACTTGCAAATAAGAGCGCCAATGGCAGTGGAGAAGTCTTAGTGGCGCCAATTCCTCCCAGCTATGAGGAAGCCACTGCAG GCACCAGTGCGCCTTGCTACAATGATTGTGAGATGCTCACAGAGTTCACCTGGGATGACCGTAACATCCGGAGGATCTTCATACGTAAG gTGTACACCATCTTGATGATCCAGCTTTTGGTCACTCTCTCTATTGTGGCTCTTTTCACATTCTG TGACCCCGTGAAGGACTACATTCAAACTAACCCTGGCTGGTATTGGGCATCTTA TGCTGTGTTCTTTGTCACATATCTGACCCTGTCCTGCTGCTCTGCACCAAG GAGACAGTTTCCATGGAATCTGATTCTGCTTGGCATATTT ACCCTCTCCCTATCATACATGACAGGGATGTTGTCCAG ttTCTATAACACCAAGTCAGTGGTATTGTGTCTGGGCATCACAGCAGCAGTCTGTCTCCTGGTTACAGTCTTCAGCTTTCAATCTAAG ATTGATCTGACATCATACCAAGGGGTGCTCTTTGTCTTCTGCATGGTGATGTTTGTCTCCGGGATAGTGCTGGCAATGGTCCTTCCATATCATTAT GTACCCTGGTTGGATGCCACCTACGCTGTCTTGGGAGCAATACTGTTCACCATG TTTTTAGCATTTGATACCCAGCTCATCATGGGTAACAAACGCTACAGCATTAGTCCAGAAGAGTACGTCTTTGCCACTCTCAACATCTACCTGGATATCATCTATATCTTCTCCTTCTTCCTCCAAATCTTTGGAACAAAAAATGATTAA
- the senp1 gene encoding sentrin-specific protease 1 isoform X2 gives MLNQIYGWIETSFANLRNGVPAAEHSDAHPAQADGPMRRKRPIECLEDGHNLDEDNVIKKSRMDIIDTVKVAAEGVKSHSYSIATWMRNNVSPALRDIPPATPGPSPQDPQPSTSAAVWAGMPIVERNCLDEHFAAPSTTFDWKASEWSRNEKTNVGFKVCRRQVCMSPTHREVPKTNGHSVNLPASITPKCHPSPRLGRPLNLRPYGTPSFTGVTSSSCTSMYEKNFPIKVVQSPTHSSSSGRLHNARTHCTAQESVCEEEKEVYKQLLTMVSGGQSSFPHNWGSHAIVRSHRDFSSFLMSSRRVQQFTSPSLSAAGETSEGPSNPPSPRGTSSHSSSNLPSPGGASSRPGVQTWSSDMDPCSSRAATLPSTPSPSALQDNSSQDTQSSAHDSDSVIIVNEKKGKKQDGSSLPCFQAELWIKELTSMYDSRARERRRHIEEQEALTGLLLRQRLSEEGQRSPDVEVHVRVPLEKEVPLTRVIEEPKPLEEKPEFPELTEEMDDEVNGALDGAHYEVLSEGFGLSLTRKDLQTLSDLNWLNDEVINFYMNLLVERSKDPKLPSVNTFNTFFYPRLRSSGYSAVRRWTKKTDIFSKDILLVPVHLGVHWCLSVVDFRKKAIMYFDSMGGNNDGACQILLDYLLQESKDKKGKALDTSDWTLHSKKRSEIPQQMNGSDCGMFTCKYADYITKDRPITFTQKHMPYFRRRIVWEILNHKLL, from the exons ATGTTGAATCAAATATACGGCTGGATAGAAACAAGCTTTGCCAATCTTCGCAACGGTGTCCCAGCTGCGGAGCACTCTGATGCTCACCCGGCACAAGCAGACGGTCCGATGAGGAGGAAAAGACCAATTGAATG TTTGGAAGATGGGCATAACCTCGATGAAGATAATGTAATCAAGAAATCTCGAATGG ATATTATTGATACAGTAAAGGTTGCAGCTGAAGGGGTTAAGAGTCACAGCTACAGTATAGCTACATGGATGAGGAACAATGTGAGCCCTGCTCTGAGAGATATACCTCCTGCCACCCCTGGTCCTTCACCTCAAGATCCCCAGCCCTCAACATCTGCAGCAGTCTGGGCAGGGATGCCG ATTGTTGAAAGGAACTGCCTGGATGAGCACTTCGCTGCTCCCTCGACCACATTTGATTGGAAAGCATCAG AATGGTCGCGCAATGAGAAGACCAATGTGGGATTCAAAGTCTGTAGGCGACAAGTGTGCATGAGTCCTACACATCGTGAAGTGCCAAAAACAAATGGGCACTCAGTCAACTTGCCAGCCTCCATAACTCCAAAATGTCATCCCTCTCCACGGCTCGGCAGGCCCCTAAACCTGCGACCATATGGAACACCAAG TTTTACTGGAGTGACAAGCAGCTCCTGCACCAGCATGTATGAGAAGAACTTTCCCATCAAAGTGGTGCAGAGCCCAACACACAGCAGCTCATCTGGGCGCCTTCACAATGCCCGGACCCACTGCACAGCACAGGAG TCTGTTTGTGAAGAGGAGAAGGAGGTCTACAAGCAGCTCCTGACCATGGTCTCGGGTGGTCAGTCATCTTTTCCTCACAACTGGGGCTCACACGCCATCGTGAGATCACACAGAGATTT TTCCAGCTTCCTCATGTCCAGCCGCAGAGTGCAACAGTTCACTTCCCCTAGCTTGTCAGCAGCGGGGGAAACTTCAGAGGGTCCGAGCAATCCCCCCAGCCCCAGGGGGACGTCAAGCCACAGTTCCAGCAACCTCCCGAGCCCAGGTGGGGCCTCCAGCAGGCCAGGGGTCCAGACATGGTCTTCGGACATGGACCCCTGTTCCAGCAGAGCAGCCACTCTCCCATCAACGCCCTCTCCATCTGCTCTGCAGGATAACTCCTCTCAGGACACACAGTCATCAG cTCATGACAGTGACTCTGTTATTATTGTTAATGAGAAAAAGGGTAAAAAGCAAGACGGCTCAAG CCTGCCATGTTTCCAAGCCGAGTTATGGATAAAGGAATT GACGAGTATGTATGACTCCCGTGCCAGAGAGAGGCGGAGACACATTGAAGAGCAGGAGGCGCTGACGGGCCTGCTGCTGCGGCAG CGCCTGTCTGAAGAGGGGCAACGCAGCCCAGATGTGGAGGTCCACGTTCGAGTTCCTTTGGAAAAGGAGGTTCCTTTGACTCGTGTGATCGAAGAACCAAAGCCTTTGGAAGAGAAGCCAGAATTCCCTGAACTCACAGAG GAAATGGATGATGAGGTGAACGGGGCGCTGGACGGAGCTCATTATGAAGTTTTGAGTGAAGGTTTTGGTCTCAGTCTCACCCGCAAAGACCTGCAGACCCTCAGCGACCTCAACTGGCTCAATGACGAG GTCATCAACTTTTATATGAACCTGCTGGTGGAGCGCAGCAAGGACCCAAAGCTGCCGTCGGTCAACACCTTCAACACGTTCTTCTACCCCCGGCTGCGCAGCAGCGGCTACTCTGCCGTGCGCCGCTGGACTAAGAAGACAGACATCTTTTCTAAAGACATCCTTCTGGTTCCTGTCCACTTGGGGGTGCACTGGTGCCTCTCG gtggTGGATTTCCGCAAAAAGGCTATTATGTACTTTGATTCCATGGGAGGAAACAATGACGGCGCATGCCAAATATTATT AGACTACCTGCTACAGGAAAGTAAAGACAAAAAGGGCAAAGCACTGGATACCTCAGACTGGACTCTCCACAGCAAAAAGCGCAGT GAAATCCCTCAGCAGATGAATGGTAGCGACTGTGGAATGTTCACATGCAAATATGCAGATTACATCACCAAAGACAGGCCAATCACGTTCACACAG aaACACATGCCCTACTTCAGAAGAAGGATTGTTTGGGAGATTCTGAACCACAAACTGTTGTGA
- the senp1 gene encoding sentrin-specific protease 1 isoform X1 has protein sequence MLNQIYGWIETSFANLRNGVPAAEHSDAHPAQADGPMRRKRPIECLEDGHNLDEDNVIKKSRMADIIDTVKVAAEGVKSHSYSIATWMRNNVSPALRDIPPATPGPSPQDPQPSTSAAVWAGMPIVERNCLDEHFAAPSTTFDWKASEWSRNEKTNVGFKVCRRQVCMSPTHREVPKTNGHSVNLPASITPKCHPSPRLGRPLNLRPYGTPSFTGVTSSSCTSMYEKNFPIKVVQSPTHSSSSGRLHNARTHCTAQESVCEEEKEVYKQLLTMVSGGQSSFPHNWGSHAIVRSHRDFSSFLMSSRRVQQFTSPSLSAAGETSEGPSNPPSPRGTSSHSSSNLPSPGGASSRPGVQTWSSDMDPCSSRAATLPSTPSPSALQDNSSQDTQSSAHDSDSVIIVNEKKGKKQDGSSLPCFQAELWIKELTSMYDSRARERRRHIEEQEALTGLLLRQRLSEEGQRSPDVEVHVRVPLEKEVPLTRVIEEPKPLEEKPEFPELTEEMDDEVNGALDGAHYEVLSEGFGLSLTRKDLQTLSDLNWLNDEVINFYMNLLVERSKDPKLPSVNTFNTFFYPRLRSSGYSAVRRWTKKTDIFSKDILLVPVHLGVHWCLSVVDFRKKAIMYFDSMGGNNDGACQILLDYLLQESKDKKGKALDTSDWTLHSKKRSEIPQQMNGSDCGMFTCKYADYITKDRPITFTQKHMPYFRRRIVWEILNHKLL, from the exons ATGTTGAATCAAATATACGGCTGGATAGAAACAAGCTTTGCCAATCTTCGCAACGGTGTCCCAGCTGCGGAGCACTCTGATGCTCACCCGGCACAAGCAGACGGTCCGATGAGGAGGAAAAGACCAATTGAATG TTTGGAAGATGGGCATAACCTCGATGAAGATAATGTAATCAAGAAATCTCGAATGG CAGATATTATTGATACAGTAAAGGTTGCAGCTGAAGGGGTTAAGAGTCACAGCTACAGTATAGCTACATGGATGAGGAACAATGTGAGCCCTGCTCTGAGAGATATACCTCCTGCCACCCCTGGTCCTTCACCTCAAGATCCCCAGCCCTCAACATCTGCAGCAGTCTGGGCAGGGATGCCG ATTGTTGAAAGGAACTGCCTGGATGAGCACTTCGCTGCTCCCTCGACCACATTTGATTGGAAAGCATCAG AATGGTCGCGCAATGAGAAGACCAATGTGGGATTCAAAGTCTGTAGGCGACAAGTGTGCATGAGTCCTACACATCGTGAAGTGCCAAAAACAAATGGGCACTCAGTCAACTTGCCAGCCTCCATAACTCCAAAATGTCATCCCTCTCCACGGCTCGGCAGGCCCCTAAACCTGCGACCATATGGAACACCAAG TTTTACTGGAGTGACAAGCAGCTCCTGCACCAGCATGTATGAGAAGAACTTTCCCATCAAAGTGGTGCAGAGCCCAACACACAGCAGCTCATCTGGGCGCCTTCACAATGCCCGGACCCACTGCACAGCACAGGAG TCTGTTTGTGAAGAGGAGAAGGAGGTCTACAAGCAGCTCCTGACCATGGTCTCGGGTGGTCAGTCATCTTTTCCTCACAACTGGGGCTCACACGCCATCGTGAGATCACACAGAGATTT TTCCAGCTTCCTCATGTCCAGCCGCAGAGTGCAACAGTTCACTTCCCCTAGCTTGTCAGCAGCGGGGGAAACTTCAGAGGGTCCGAGCAATCCCCCCAGCCCCAGGGGGACGTCAAGCCACAGTTCCAGCAACCTCCCGAGCCCAGGTGGGGCCTCCAGCAGGCCAGGGGTCCAGACATGGTCTTCGGACATGGACCCCTGTTCCAGCAGAGCAGCCACTCTCCCATCAACGCCCTCTCCATCTGCTCTGCAGGATAACTCCTCTCAGGACACACAGTCATCAG cTCATGACAGTGACTCTGTTATTATTGTTAATGAGAAAAAGGGTAAAAAGCAAGACGGCTCAAG CCTGCCATGTTTCCAAGCCGAGTTATGGATAAAGGAATT GACGAGTATGTATGACTCCCGTGCCAGAGAGAGGCGGAGACACATTGAAGAGCAGGAGGCGCTGACGGGCCTGCTGCTGCGGCAG CGCCTGTCTGAAGAGGGGCAACGCAGCCCAGATGTGGAGGTCCACGTTCGAGTTCCTTTGGAAAAGGAGGTTCCTTTGACTCGTGTGATCGAAGAACCAAAGCCTTTGGAAGAGAAGCCAGAATTCCCTGAACTCACAGAG GAAATGGATGATGAGGTGAACGGGGCGCTGGACGGAGCTCATTATGAAGTTTTGAGTGAAGGTTTTGGTCTCAGTCTCACCCGCAAAGACCTGCAGACCCTCAGCGACCTCAACTGGCTCAATGACGAG GTCATCAACTTTTATATGAACCTGCTGGTGGAGCGCAGCAAGGACCCAAAGCTGCCGTCGGTCAACACCTTCAACACGTTCTTCTACCCCCGGCTGCGCAGCAGCGGCTACTCTGCCGTGCGCCGCTGGACTAAGAAGACAGACATCTTTTCTAAAGACATCCTTCTGGTTCCTGTCCACTTGGGGGTGCACTGGTGCCTCTCG gtggTGGATTTCCGCAAAAAGGCTATTATGTACTTTGATTCCATGGGAGGAAACAATGACGGCGCATGCCAAATATTATT AGACTACCTGCTACAGGAAAGTAAAGACAAAAAGGGCAAAGCACTGGATACCTCAGACTGGACTCTCCACAGCAAAAAGCGCAGT GAAATCCCTCAGCAGATGAATGGTAGCGACTGTGGAATGTTCACATGCAAATATGCAGATTACATCACCAAAGACAGGCCAATCACGTTCACACAG aaACACATGCCCTACTTCAGAAGAAGGATTGTTTGGGAGATTCTGAACCACAAACTGTTGTGA